From Chrysemys picta bellii isolate R12L10 chromosome 1, ASM1138683v2, whole genome shotgun sequence:
gcGACATCCCTAAAATAACCATGTGACCccctgcaactctcttttgggtcaggacccccaatctGAGAAATACtagtctcccccgtgaaatctgtatggcatagggtaaaagcacagatttcacagtctgtgacacgtttttcatgggcGCGAAGTTGGTATGGCCCTACTTATGAGTTTGTTTGgtaagggtctctctctctctctctcaagcctTGTTTATACCAGGGAAATTCAGAAAAAATGTCCCATGGTGGCTGGCCCAGCCCAGTTCCACTAGTGCTAGCCATGCTGGGAGCCCGGCAGCCATCCACCCCTCGTGTTTGATATGCTGTGTTGTTCCAGGTGAATTGCCAGCCGGTGCTGGACATGGCATTCAATGCTTTTGATGACCAGTATATCGGCTGCACAGAAGTAATGGAAAATATAATCAAGTCTAAACTGCTGCGGCAAGAGAAGTCAAGGCACAAGGTGTTTAGCAAAAGATGGGAAGCTGCGAAAAAACAATggaataataataagaaaaaccTCTCTCTGCCTAGAGGGTTTAAGGATGAGAATGGAATAGCAATCCTGGCCTATACCAGCGGAGGTGAGATACCTTTGTACCAGGAGTTCAACAAAGCCGTGAGAGAGGCTGGTAAATCCCGAGCATATTATCTCAAACATTTCCCATTCAAAGCCCTTCATTTTTACTTGACCAGAGCATTGCAGCTCCTGAAGAGAGACTGTGCTGAGATGTACGAGATGGAGGTGTACAGGGGAGTCCGTTCTCTCCGCTACCAACCCAGTAAGAGAGGTGGCATGGTCCGGTTTGGGACGTTTGCCTCTTCATCTTTAGACAGGAACGTAGCTCACAGATTTGGCTCAGCCACATTCTTCACCATCCGGACGTGCTTCGGGGTCCCCATCGCAGACTTCTCTTCTATCCCAGACGAGGCAGAAGTGCTGATTCCAGTCTATGAGAGATTTAGGGTGTGCAACTTCACCCAGGACAAGAACAGCAACTTATTTGTCCTCCACAGCACAAACCGGACCTTCAGCCGTTACAACTGCGTCTACATAGAAGGTCAGTAGGAGATTTTGGGTCCAATTCTCCCCACCCTGGGTTGTCACTTCAGTGGTTTCATCTCTTGGGTtatttttatcacaagtctcatgcTAGTTGGGTTTCTTCTTAaagcccctgctcctggagtcaggtcATTATGGCACAAGCTCAGGTGGTGCAAAAGGGCTGCGTCCTGGCTGGTGGCGGCCAGCAGAGAATTTCTCTTGCTGGTGTAAAGGCAGCATAAGACGCTGCTGTGTCAACTGCTCCCACCCCACATCTGCTGGGCAGGTGGGGTTtctgagggcagggagggggcaggggagagaagaaCAAGTGTGGGGGGTGATGAATGTCCCTCAGCTGTCACTAAGCCGTCTCTCATTCTGGTGCTAGGCAGGCCGGGAGAGAGGCTGGACATGTTTTAGAATTGATTGGGCAATTCATGAAGGGGCCTTTCTAACtccaggagccaggctgggaagAGATTTTGTTACTGCCCGggcaaaaagaagaaaattatGATCCGTATTCTAGTAGTGCATAGAGTGAGATCAGGGGCCggttgtgctgtacaaacacacagccttgccctgaagagctcacagtctaaatggACAAAACAGAAaagaggtgggagaaaggaaggatccTTGCTCCTATTTTACCAATGGGAAATGGA
This genomic window contains:
- the LOC101954002 gene encoding ecto-ADP-ribosyltransferase 5-like isoform X2; this encodes MTFLLITVTYLCAHTLMDIPQVNCQPVLDMAFNAFDDQYIGCTEVMENIIKSKLLRQEKSRHKVFSKRWEAAKKQWNNNKKNLSLPRGFKDENGIAILAYTSGGEIPLYQEFNKAVREAGKSRAYYLKHFPFKALHFYLTRALQLLKRDCAEMYEMEVYRGVRSLRYQPSKRGGMVRFGTFASSSLDRNVAHRFGSATFFTIRTCFGVPIADFSSIPDEAEVLIPVYERFRVCNFTQDKNSNLFVLHSTNRTFSRYNCVYIEGKKGRGWA
- the LOC101954002 gene encoding ecto-ADP-ribosyltransferase 5-like isoform X1 translates to MTPITLEQGSQGRHFSWLMLRFSWNFLPVPQVRMTFLLITVTYLCAHTLMDIPQVNCQPVLDMAFNAFDDQYIGCTEVMENIIKSKLLRQEKSRHKVFSKRWEAAKKQWNNNKKNLSLPRGFKDENGIAILAYTSGGEIPLYQEFNKAVREAGKSRAYYLKHFPFKALHFYLTRALQLLKRDCAEMYEMEVYRGVRSLRYQPSKRGGMVRFGTFASSSLDRNVAHRFGSATFFTIRTCFGVPIADFSSIPDEAEVLIPVYERFRVCNFTQDKNSNLFVLHSTNRTFSRYNCVYIEGKKGRGWA